In a genomic window of Mercenaria mercenaria strain notata chromosome 19, MADL_Memer_1, whole genome shotgun sequence:
- the LOC128551228 gene encoding carotenoid isomerooxygenase-like, with amino-acid sequence MMHILLVLLSIAILSTAHAFSGNELTEMLKDGLGNVVKETINGVVTLEKGSIPVWLSGNFIRHACGVFGETSHRNKDLPNYIEHLFDCFVMGSKYSIDNGQVTFTNRWYDTTVEDIYNSYGREMNASSMFVHSVFSKVNAKQIDKWNGNMSSHSKVSEIPNVSWWLVDNQAIAMTEQPIGVIIDPHDVVQKGYMQYDDDNLGVPDTQQYLFSNNPAHEQTEPDGTLWSTVSVVKFETPSHLKIRRIVYKIGADTVRHVVGTYHYEDSDITRCKGDNSYPDFGARFGYLHSFAMTKNYIVLPETAFMDDPCVFTRYDQYKPFFPQGFRYEPNGYSRLLVMRKSDGVFIANITMPPFFATHQLGAYEDGNLIHMDMLTYNDSGIYDRHMFLDNLLSENQYTTDISRITISLSGMSARMRSLRANGKPPTAFEMPNINYDYYGKKYTYAYLAKNFDRRDQNAITKLNVDTGVEIEFVLPEGMFVQEPQFVARPGAVFEDDGVILAQGVDGRKHKAFMVIVDAGTMMLIGYVTAPDIALFGLHNRFFPMKVGRTTVDTPGGIVG; translated from the exons ATGATGCACATTTTGCTGGTACTTCTTAGTATCGCGATACTTTCCACTGCGCATGCGTTTAGCGGCAATGAATTGACTGAGATGCTGAAGGATGGACTGGGTAACGTCGTTAAGGAGACAATTAACGGTGTTGTAACGTTAGAAAAAGGATCCATTCCAGTATGGCTCTCAG GAAACTTTATTAGACATGCATGTGGTGTGTTTGGTGAGACAAGTCATAGAAACAAAGATTTACCGAACTACATTGAACATTTGTTTGACTGTTTCGTAATGGGAAGCAAGTACAGTATAGACAATGGTCAGGTGACATTTACAAACAG ATGGTATGATACAACTGTTGAAGACATTTACAATTCTTATGGTCGTGAGATGAATGCGTCTTCTATGTTTGTACACTCTGTGTTCTCGAAAGTA AATGCAAAACAGATTGACAAGTGGAATGGCAACATGTCGTCGCATAGCAAAGTGAGTGAGATACCGAACGTTAGTTGGTGGCTGGTCGATAACCAGGCCATTGCCATGACGGAACAGCCTATAG GTGTAATAATTGATCCACATGACGTTGTGCAGAAGGGGTATATGCAATACGACGATGACAACCTTGGAGTCCCGGACACACAGCAGTACCTGTTCAGCAACAATCCAGCCCACGAGCAAACAGAGCCAGACGGCACACTCTGGAGTACAGTCAGTGTGGTGAAGTTTGAGACCCCTTCTCACCTCAAAATCCG GCGAATCGTTTACAAAATCGGTGCCGACACAGTGCGTCACGTCGTCGGTACATATCACTACGAGGACTCGGACATCACGAGATGCAAGGGCGATAACTCCTACCCAGATTTTGGGGCTAGATTCGGATACCTTCATTCTTTTGCAATGACAAAGAACTACATCGTTTTACCCGAAACAGCATTTATGGATGATCCGTGTGTATTTA ccCGGTATGACCAGTACAAACCATTCTTTCCACAAGGGTTTCGATATGAACCAAACGGTTACTCACGACTTCTGGTCATGAGAAAGTCAGACGGAGTATTTATTGCCAACATCACCATGCCTCCATTCTTTGCTACACACCAG CTTGGTGCGTATGAAGATGGTAACCTCATACACATGGACATGTTGACATACAATGACTCCGGTATTTACGACAGGCATATGTTCTTAGACAATCTGCTGAGTGAG AATCAATACACAACAGATATCTCACGCATTACAATTAGCTTGTCTGGCATGTCAGCGCGCATGCGTAGTCTACGTGCAAACGGAAAACCACCGACCGCTTTTGAGATGCCGAATATTAACTACGACTACTACGGAAAGAAGTACACATATGCGTACTTGGCAAAGAACTTTGACAGAAGAGATCAAAATGCCATTACAAAA TTGAACGTAGACACGGGTGTGGAGATAGAGTTTGTGCTGCCTGAGGGTATGTTCGTACAGGAGCCGCAGTTTGTAGCGAGACCAGGTGCAGTGTTTGAAGACGATGGTGTCATATTGGCTCAAGGTGTGGATGGCCGGAAGCATAAAG CATTTATGGTCATTGTCGATGCAGGGACAATGATGTTGATTGGTTACGTGACAGCCCCAGATATAGCACTTTTTGGTTTACACAATAG GTTCTTTCCCATGAAGGTTGGTAGGACGACCGTCGATACACCTGGGGGTATTGTGGGATAA